CCCTGGTCTGCAAGCGCCGTGGCCAGGTTGACGGTGACGGAGGACTTGCCCACCCCGCCCTTGCCGGAAGCGACGGCGTAGACGCGGGTGCGTGTGTCCGGGTCGGCGAAGGGGATCTCGGGCGTCGTCTGCGCGCCGCGCAGCTTCATGGCCAGGGCGCGGCGCTGCTCATCACTCATCGTGTGCAGGGTGACCTCGACCTGCCCCACCCCGTCGAGCTCTTCGAGAACGGCGTAGGCGTTTGACTGGATGGTGTCGCGCATCGGGCAACCCGCGATGGTCAAATACACGCCCACAGAGATGTCGTTGCCGTCGATGGAGATGGATTCGACCATGTCGAGCTCGGTGATGGGTTTGCCGATCTCTGGGTCCTCCACGCGGCTGAGCGCCTCACGGACCTGATCTTCGGTGATTGCGGAAGTGGTTTCAGGGGTCGTAGACATTAACGCCAGTATAGGCCTGCCCGCCCCGTGAACCCTCACCGCCGCTTCCGTGAGTACCGTAGTAGGGGTGGGTGCCGAAATGCGGCGCCGAAGAAGATACGACAAAGGACGTGACACGACATGACTCAACCCGCAGGATCCGCACGCGGAAACGCCCCCCAGGTCTCGCCGGAACGCCCAACCGGGTGGCCCGTGGGCAGCTTCACCACCTACGCCGACGCGCAGCGCGCCGTCGATGGCCTCTCCGACCAGGAGTTCCCGGTGGAGGACCTCGCGATTGTGGGCGTGGACCTGATCCAGGTGGAAAGCGTGACCGGCCGGCTGACCTGGCCGCGAGTGCTGGGCGGTGGCGCCCTGGCGGGCGCGTGGCTGGGCCTTCTCATTGGCCTGATTTTCGCCATTTTCTCCATCCCCGGCACCGGCTGGGCCGTTTTGCTCTGGGCCGTGCTCATCGGCGCGATCTTCGGCCTGATTTTCGCGGCGATCAGCTACGGGCTGTCCTCCGGCAAGCGCGACTTCTCCTCGGCGACCACGATCGTGGCCGGGCGTTACGACGTCCTGTGCGAGCCCTCCACCGCGCCTCGCGCCCGCGACGCCATCGCCCAGATGGGCTTCGGTACCCCCGCCGCACCGCGCGACCCCGAGGCCTAGCCGCTCGGGCGACGAAAGAAAGGAATCGGCTCTAATGACCCAGCCCCGGTGGCTTCCCGCGGCGGGCGTGGCCGCTGCCTCGGTGGCCCTCGCCGTCGGTGTCGGCTTCGCCGCAGACGGCATCGCCTACGTCTCGGCGGCGGACGAGCGGCCGGCTGTGACGGTCGGGGTGGACTCGCGCTTCCCCGAGCAGCTCGTTCTGGGGGAGATCTACCACCAGATCCTGCTCTCCCAGGGGCGCCAGGCGGA
This is a stretch of genomic DNA from Corynebacterium auris. It encodes these proteins:
- a CDS encoding general stress protein, coding for MTQPAGSARGNAPQVSPERPTGWPVGSFTTYADAQRAVDGLSDQEFPVEDLAIVGVDLIQVESVTGRLTWPRVLGGGALAGAWLGLLIGLIFAIFSIPGTGWAVLLWAVLIGAIFGLIFAAISYGLSSGKRDFSSATTIVAGRYDVLCEPSTAPRARDAIAQMGFGTPAAPRDPEA